The Streptomyces achromogenes DNA segment CCTGAACCGCCCGGGCCCCCCGCCTCCCGGTGACGCGGTGTTCGCCCCGTGCGTAGTCCGGCCGTTCACCTCGGGTTCGCCGGATCGCCGCCCGCGCGTGACAGCGTCCGGGCCGGGGCCGGCTGGTGGCCGGGGCAGGCACGGGCGGACGAGGGGGCGGAGGCGACCATGGAAAGTGGGCCGATGATCTTCGCGGGAATGGTGTTGGCTCTCTTCGGGGGCGCTCTGCTGGTGTGGACCGCGGTCCGGGTGGGGCACCGGGAACCCGTGGCCCAGGGTGTGAGCCCCGTCGCATCGGCGGCTCTGGCCCTGCTGGCCTCGTGTGCGGCAGTGGCGGTCGGCGTGTGGTGCCTGGCCCGCCTGTGAATCGATCCCGTCGCACGCTCGTTCGGCGGGCGTGAGGGTGCTCACGCCGATCAGGGGGAGGGCGCCTCCCGGTCGTACGGAAAAGGGCCGGTCGGTACTCCGGGCGGCAGGAATGGCGGTAGTCGGGTTACCGTTCGAGTGGCCGTTGCGGGCTTTTCCCGTTTGACACGGGGGCGGGATGTACCGTCACACTCCGCAGCGTCACCATGACCCGACCCCGGGAACAAGGCCTGGGGAGGCCCCAGCCCCGACCGGAGAGAAGAGCGAAGTTGTCCCCGACCAGCGAGACCGCACAGGGCGGCCGCCGACTCGTGATCGTCGAGTCGCCTGCCAAGGCGAAGACGATCAAGGGTTATCTCGGCCCCGGCTATATCGTCGAGGCCAGCGTCGGGCACATCCGCGACCTTCCCAACGGCGCCGCGGAGGTGCCGGAGCAGTACACGGGCGAGGTCCGCCGCCTCGGTGTGGACGTCGAACACGACTTCCAGCCGATCTATGTGGTCAACGCCGACAAGCGGGCGCAGGTCAAGAAGCTCAAGGACCTGCTGAAGGAGTCCGACGAGCTCTTCCTCGCCACCGATGAGGACCGTGAGGGCGAGGCGATCGCCTGGCACCTCCAGGAGGTCCTCAAGCCGAAGATCCCGGTCAAGCGGATGGTCTTCCACGAGATCACCAAGGACGCGATCCGGGCCGCCGTGGCCAACCCGCGCCAGCTCAACCAGAAGCTCGTCGACGCCCAGGAGACCCGCCGCATCCTCGACCGTCTCTACGGCTACGAGGTCTCGCCGGTCCTGTGGAAGAAGGTCATGCCGCGCCTGTCGGCCGGGCGTGTCCAGTCCGTCGCCACGCGTCTCGTCGTCGAGCGGGAACGCGAGCGCATCGCGTTTCGTTCTGCTGAGTACTGGGACCTGACGGGCACCTTCGCGACCGGCCGCGCCGGCGACCCGTCGGACCCGTCGTCGCTGGTCGCCCGCCTCCAGTCCGTCGACGGCAGGCGCGTCGCGCAGGGCCGCGACTTCGACTCCCGGGGACAACTCAAGAGCGCGAACACCCTCCCGCTCGACGAGGCGAACGCCCGCGCCCTGGCCGCCGCCCTGGAGAACACGCGGTTCTCCGTGCGCTCCGTCGAGTCGAAGCCGTACCGCCGCTCGCCGTACGCCCCGTTCCGTACGACGACCCTGCAGCAGGAGGCCAGCCGCAAGCTGGGCTTCGGCGCGAAGGCCACCATGCAGGTCGCGCAGAAGCTGTACGAGAACGGCTACATCACGTACATGCGTACGGACTCCACGACGCTGAGCGACACGGCTGTCTCCGCGGCCCGCGCCCAGGTCACACAGCTGTACGGCGCCGACTATCTGCCGGCCCAGCCGCGGACGTACGCGGCGAAGGTCAAGAACGCGCAGGAGGCGCACGAGGCGATCCGCCCATCGGGTGATCGTTTCCGCACCCCCGCCGAGACGGGCCTGGCCGGCGACCAGTTCCGGCTGTACGAGCTGATCTGGAAGCGGACCGTCGCCTCCCAGATGAAGGACGCGACCGGCAACAGCGTGACCGTCAAGATCGGCGGCGCCGCGGCCGACGGCCGGGACGTCGAGTTCAGTGCCTCCGGCAAGACGATCACCTTCCACGGCTTCCTCAAGGCGTACGTCGAAGGCGCCGACGACCCGAACGCCGAGCTGGACGACCGTGAGCGCCGGCTGCCCCAGGTCGCCGAGGGCGACCCGCTGTCCGCCGAGCAGATCACCGTCGACGGGCACGCCACCAAGCCCCCGGCCCGCTACACCGAGGCCAGCCTGGTCAAGGAGCTCGAAGAGCGCGAGATCGGCCGGCCGTCCACGTACGCGTCGATCATCGGCACGATCCTCGACCGCGGCTACGTCTTCAAGAAGGGCACGGCGCTCGTCCCGTCCTTCCTGTCCTTCGCGGTGGTCAACCTCCTGGAGAAGCACTTCGGGCGGCTCGTCGACTACGACTTCACCGCCAAGATGGAGGACGACCTCGACCGCATCGCCAACGGCGAGGCGCAGTCCGTGCCGTGGCTCAAGAGGTTCTACTTCGGCGAGGGCGCGGCCGAGGGCCGTGCCGCCGACGCCGGCAACGGCGACGGGGACCACCTCGGCGGCCTGAAGGAACTGGTCACCGACCTGGGCGCGATCGACGCGCGCGAGGTGTCGTCGTTCCCCGTCGGCGACGGCATCATGCTGCGGGTCGGCCGCTTCGGCCCTTACATCGAGCGCGGGGAGAAGGGCGCGGAGGGTCACCAGCGGGCGGACATCGCCGAAGAGCTGGCGCCCGACGAGCTGACCCTCGAGATGGCCGAGGAACTCCTCGCCGCGCCGAGCGGTGACTTCGAACTGGGCGCCGACCCGGCGACGGGTCACCAGATCGTCGCCAGGAAGGGCCGCTACGGCCCGTACGTCACCGAGGTGCTCCCCGAGGGCACCCCGAAGACCGGCAAGAACGCCGTGAAGCCGCGTACGGCCTCGCTGTTCAAGACGATGTCGCCGGACACCGTGACGCTGGAGGAGGCCCTCAAGCTGATGTCCCTGCCGCGGGTCGTCGGCGCGGACGCGGAGGGCCAGGAGATCACCGCGCAGAACGGCCGCTACGGGCCGTACCTGAAGAAGGGCACGGACTCGCGGTCGCTGCAGACCGAGGACCAGCTCTTCACGATCACCCTCGAAGAGGCGCTGGAGATCTACTCCCAGCCCAAGCAGCGCGGCCGGGCCGCCGCCAAGCCGCCGCTGAAGGAGCTGGGCGCCGACCCGGTCAGCGGAAAGCCCGTCGTCGTCAAGGACGGCCGCTTCGGCCCGTACGTCACCGACGGGGAGACCAACGCGACCCTGCGCTCCGGCGACAGCGTCGAGGAGATCACCCCGGAGCGCGGCTACGAGCTGCTCGCCGAGAAGCGCGCCAAGGCGCCCGCCAAGAAGACGGCGAAGAAGGCCCCGGCGAAGAAGACGGCGACCGCGAAGAAGGCGGCGCCGGCGAAGAAGGCCGCGGCCAAGAAGACCACGACGGCTGCCAAGAAGACGACGGCCAAGAAGACGACGGCGAAGAAGAGCACCGCGACGAAGGCGACGACCGCACGGTCGACGTCCGAGGACTGACCGGCCCGGACCGCTGCCCAGCCGGACGGATCGCCCCTTTCGGACATACGGCGCCTGTCGGGCGTGACGGGCGGTGGATTCGACACGATTTCCGCACAACGCGTTCACGAAACGACTGCCCCGGCATCACTTTGGTGTCGGGGCGGTCGCACGTCCGGACGGGGGCCACGGGCTGTCAGTCGCGGCCGATAGGCTGAAAGCATGACGCGAGCCGAGCAGCCAACGGCCCACCACCCGGTCCCGGACGACGCCCTGGTGGCGGACTCCCGCGAGCGCGCCGTGCGCGCACTGTTGCGCGAGCCTCAGCTCAAGAGGCTCTGGAGCGCGCAGCTGGTGGGGGGTGTGGGAGACGCCCTCGCCCTGCTGGTCCTCGTCCTCCTCGTCCTCCAGGCGGCCATCGCCGAGGCCTCCTTCGGCGGCGGCTACCGTGGCGTCGCGTTCGCGGTGGCGACCGTCTTCGGGGTGCGCATTCTGGCCACCCTGCTCTTCGGGGCGGTCCTCCTGGGCCCGTTGACGTCGCTCACCTCGCCCGACGGCCCGCTCGACCGCCGCTGGACCATGGTCGCCGCCGACGGTCTGCGCGCCGCGCTGCTGATCGTCGCGCCCCTGTGGATCGACTGGACCCCGGAAGACGCGCCGGCCCTGCTGCTCGTCACCGTGTTCGTGACGGGCGTCGCCGAACGGTTCTGGACGGTCGCCCGGGAGAGCGCCGCCCCGGCCCTGCTGCCCGCGCCGCCCCTGGAGGGCGCGACGGTACGGCCGTTGCCGGACCACATGGACGCCCTGCGCCGCCTGTCCCTGCGCACCGGCTTCGTGACGATCCCGCTGGGTGCGGTCACCCTGGTCGTCGCGGCGTTGTTCAACAATCTTCTGGGCGTCGGCGTCGCCTGGTTCGACCAGCACCAGGCGGCCCTCGCCTCGTACGTCGCGGGCGGGCTCTTCGCCGGGTCGCTGTCCATCGTGACGTTCCTCGAACTGCCCGGAGTGCGCACCCCGCGCGCGCGGTCGCCGCTCGAGGGCCTGCGCCGCCCCCGCACCGCCACCGGCGTCGACGGCGGCCGCACGGGCGCGATCCCGCTGCTGGTCCTCGCCTGCGCCGCGGTCGCCGGGGCGATCGCCGCCGCCGTCGCCGTCTCCGTGCTGCACGCCAAGGACCTGGGCGGCGGTCCGGTCCTGTACGGGCTGCTCGTGCTCGGGCTGACCGGCGGCGTCGTCATCGGCATCCGCACCGCCCCGAAGGTGCTGGTGACGCTGTCGCGACGCAGGCTGCTCGCCCTGGCCATCGCCTTCACCGGCGTGGCACTGCTGGCCGCGGGCCTGGTCCCGGACGTCACCAGCGTGCTGCTGGTCGTGA contains these protein-coding regions:
- the topA gene encoding type I DNA topoisomerase — encoded protein: MSPTSETAQGGRRLVIVESPAKAKTIKGYLGPGYIVEASVGHIRDLPNGAAEVPEQYTGEVRRLGVDVEHDFQPIYVVNADKRAQVKKLKDLLKESDELFLATDEDREGEAIAWHLQEVLKPKIPVKRMVFHEITKDAIRAAVANPRQLNQKLVDAQETRRILDRLYGYEVSPVLWKKVMPRLSAGRVQSVATRLVVERERERIAFRSAEYWDLTGTFATGRAGDPSDPSSLVARLQSVDGRRVAQGRDFDSRGQLKSANTLPLDEANARALAAALENTRFSVRSVESKPYRRSPYAPFRTTTLQQEASRKLGFGAKATMQVAQKLYENGYITYMRTDSTTLSDTAVSAARAQVTQLYGADYLPAQPRTYAAKVKNAQEAHEAIRPSGDRFRTPAETGLAGDQFRLYELIWKRTVASQMKDATGNSVTVKIGGAAADGRDVEFSASGKTITFHGFLKAYVEGADDPNAELDDRERRLPQVAEGDPLSAEQITVDGHATKPPARYTEASLVKELEEREIGRPSTYASIIGTILDRGYVFKKGTALVPSFLSFAVVNLLEKHFGRLVDYDFTAKMEDDLDRIANGEAQSVPWLKRFYFGEGAAEGRAADAGNGDGDHLGGLKELVTDLGAIDAREVSSFPVGDGIMLRVGRFGPYIERGEKGAEGHQRADIAEELAPDELTLEMAEELLAAPSGDFELGADPATGHQIVARKGRYGPYVTEVLPEGTPKTGKNAVKPRTASLFKTMSPDTVTLEEALKLMSLPRVVGADAEGQEITAQNGRYGPYLKKGTDSRSLQTEDQLFTITLEEALEIYSQPKQRGRAAAKPPLKELGADPVSGKPVVVKDGRFGPYVTDGETNATLRSGDSVEEITPERGYELLAEKRAKAPAKKTAKKAPAKKTATAKKAAPAKKAAAKKTTTAAKKTTAKKTTAKKSTATKATTARSTSED